In Marivirga salinae, a single window of DNA contains:
- a CDS encoding DMT family transporter, producing MNKGILYMIIAGFLFATMNVFVKMLPNIPATEIVFFRSLISFVMSFVYLRSIGVPVMGNNKKLLIARGAVGAVALTMYFYTLQNIPLGSAVTMQFLSPIFTSILGVFIVKEKVHPKQWIFYIMAFAGLIIIQGFDPRISIQMFAIGIGSSIMAGLAYNIIRKINKTEHPMVVVFYFPLVTTPLTGLYSAFNWVMPSGIEWLILLAIGVLTQFAQYFMTMSYQSEDLSKVASLKYLTIVYALGYGYVFFDETYNWIVFSGIALILAGVILNVWFKNKIGKA from the coding sequence TATCCTTTACATGATTATTGCAGGCTTTTTGTTCGCAACAATGAACGTTTTCGTGAAAATGTTGCCGAATATTCCAGCAACTGAAATTGTATTTTTCCGATCGCTTATTTCATTTGTGATGAGTTTTGTCTATCTCAGATCAATTGGTGTTCCGGTAATGGGGAATAATAAAAAGCTTTTAATTGCTAGAGGTGCCGTTGGGGCGGTTGCTTTAACCATGTATTTCTATACACTTCAAAATATTCCGCTGGGTAGTGCCGTAACCATGCAATTTCTTTCTCCAATTTTCACTTCCATTTTAGGGGTTTTTATAGTGAAAGAAAAAGTCCATCCTAAGCAATGGATTTTCTATATCATGGCTTTTGCAGGTTTAATTATTATTCAAGGTTTTGATCCTAGGATTTCTATTCAAATGTTTGCCATCGGAATAGGATCCTCCATTATGGCAGGTTTGGCTTACAACATCATCAGGAAAATCAACAAAACGGAGCATCCAATGGTTGTTGTCTTTTATTTTCCTTTGGTCACTACACCGCTCACAGGACTTTACTCAGCTTTTAATTGGGTAATGCCTTCTGGAATAGAGTGGTTGATTTTATTGGCTATTGGTGTTTTAACTCAATTTGCTCAATATTTCATGACCATGTCATATCAATCAGAGGATTTATCCAAAGTAGCAAGCTTAAAATATTTAACTATTGTTTATGCCCTCGGCTATGGTTATGTGTTCTTTGATGAGACTTATAATTGGATCGTTTTTTCCGGAATTGCTTTAATTTTGGCTGGCGTAATTTTAAATGTATGGTTTAAAAATAAGATCGGAAAGGCATAA